One Gossypium hirsutum isolate 1008001.06 chromosome A11, Gossypium_hirsutum_v2.1, whole genome shotgun sequence genomic window carries:
- the LOC107941691 gene encoding uncharacterized protein isoform X2, with protein MAKVLDDAESWRPSQFLTDDEFGFGLNSPVESVVGSTETDSDEEDYLAELTRRMAHSTLRNSHAFASQYSKGWVLPSSPESTLCALRSGCGCKQGSIHGSFNCQSRVSSPLGRRDYAAVAGEVASMRENRESSYGGFTNRSLLGPPARKSIDVSGFYPSHQSLSQHNLQVQQLKQQQLMKQLKHQHQYQQNYSHVFQNKGRNSNNNRPLGMSPSAWPPLQPQNGSGMRAVFLGNPNGKKECTGTGVFLPRHIGNPSESNKKPACSTVLLPARVVQALNLNLDEIGARPNLHPGFNTSFTADNDAAALKLRSGGTGNVFSSKKQHNSRPQQGINREVQLPQDWTY; from the exons ATGGCCAAAGTTTTAGACGACGCTGAGTCTTGGCGTCCGTCTCAGTTTTTAACCGACGATGAGTTTGGGTTCGGGCTTAATTCTCCGGTTGAGTCTGTGGTGGGTTCTACTGAAACAGACAGTGATGAAGAAGATTACCTGGCTGAGTTAACTCGTCGAATGGCCCACTCTACTCTGCGGAACAGCCATGCGTTTGCCTCTCAATACTCCAAG GGATGGGTGTTGCCCAGTTCGCCTGAATCGACTCTATGTGCGTTAAGGAGCGGTTGTGGTTGCAAGCAAGGGTCTATTCATGGAAGCTTTAACTGTCAATCTCGAGTTTCATCGCCGCTGGGAAGGCGGGATTATGCGGCGGTGGCAGGGGAAGTGGCAAGCATGCGAGAGAATAGAGAATCATCGTACGGTGGATTCACCAACAGAAGTCTCTTGGGTCCACCGGCAAGAAAGTCCATTGATGTTTCTGGCTTTTACCCTTCTCACCAATCACTTTCTCAACACAATTTGCAG GTTCAACAATTGAAGCAACAACAGCTAATGAAACAACTGAAACATCAACATCAGTATCAGCAGAACTACAGCCATGTGTTCCAAAATAAAGGAAggaatagtaataataataggcCTTTGGGTATGTCTCCATCTGCATGGCCACCTCTACAGCCACAAAACGGTTCCGGTATGCGGGCTGTTTTCTTGGGGAATCCAAATGGTAAAAAGGAATGTACTGGAACTGGTGTTTTCCTGCCCCGTCATATTGGTAACCCTTCTGAATCCAACAAGAAACCAG CTTGTTCAACTGTTCTACTTCCAGCTAGAGTAGTTCAAGCCTTGAACTTGAACCTTGATGAGATTGGTGCTAGACCCAATCTTCATCCTGGGTTCAACACAAGTTTCACTGCTGATAatg ATGCTGCTGCTTTGAAGCTTCGAAGTGGTGGGACTGGGAATGTCTTTTCAAGTAAGAAACAGCATAACTCAAGGCCTCAGCAAGGGATCAACCGTGAAGTCCAGTTACCACAAGATTGGACTTATTGA
- the LOC107898844 gene encoding LOW QUALITY PROTEIN: phosphatidylinositol:ceramide inositolphosphotransferase 1 (The sequence of the model RefSeq protein was modified relative to this genomic sequence to represent the inferred CDS: inserted 1 base in 1 codon): MTLYIGREASKLWKRICAETATEINLLLDNWKYVLAGLFFQYIHGLAAHGVHYLHRPGPTLQDLGYFLLPELGQDKAYISEMVFTFVFLSFALWTXHPFIFKSKKIYTVLVWCRVLAFLVASQILRIITFYSTQLPGPNYHCREGSKLARLPKPSNVQEVLLINFPQGVVYGCGDLIFSSHMIFTLVFVLTYQKYGTRRCIKQCAWLLAIIQSLLIVASRKHYTVDIAVAWYTVNLVVFFVNKKLPELPDRSNGNSPVLLPLSTKDKDSKTKEENHKLLNGNSVDHADWP, from the exons ATGACGCTTTACATTGGTCGCGAAGCTTCGAAG TTATGGAAGAGAATTTGTGCAGAGACAGCTACAGAGATCAATCTTCTTCTAGACAATTGGAAATACGTTCTTGCTGGTCTCTTTTTTCag TACATTCATGGTCTAGCTGCTCATGGAGTTCATTATCTACACCGGCCAGGGCCGACACTTCAGGATCTTGGATACTTCCTTCTTCCA GAGCTTGGGCAAGATAAAGCCTACATCAGTGAGATGGTCTTCACCTTTGTTTTTTTATCATTTGCCTTG TGGA TGCATCCTTTCATCTTCAAGAGCAAAAAGATCTATACTGTTCTAGTTTGGTGCAGGGTGCTAGCATTTTTAGTT GCTTCTCAGATTCTTCGAATCATCACATTCTATTCTACTCAGCTTCCTGGACCAAATTATCATTGCCGAGAG GGTTCGAAGCTGGCCAGGTTGCCAAAGCCGAGTAATGTGCAAGAAGTCCTCTTAATTAATT TTCCTCAAGGCGTAGTTTATGGTTGTGGCGACTTGATTTTTTCGTCACACATGATCTTCACCCTGGTCTTTGTGCTCACCTATCAGAAATATGGCACACGAAG GTGTATAAAGCAATGTGCTTGgttgctagcaataattcaaagTCTGTTGATTGTAGCATCCCGCAAACATTACACGGTTGACATAGCTGTTGCATG GTATACTGTTAATTTAGTGGTATTCTTTGTAAACAAGAAACTTCCAG AACTGCCTGACAGAAGCAATGGAAATTCACCCGTTTTGCTACCATTGAGCACCAAAGACAAGGATAGTAAGACCAAAGAAGAGAATCACAAGCTCTTGAATGGGAATTCTGTAGACCATGCAGATTGGCCGTAG
- the LOC107898069 gene encoding uncharacterized protein encodes MASFKSLLFLFLSSLLLHSSLAEIICEDLPKDVCAFSIATSGKRCLLETSVKKDGYECRTSEVVVVSMAEYIESDECVRACGVDRTSTGFSSDSLIEPQFTAKLCSPACYQYCPNIVDLYFNLAAGEGVLLADLCEAQRTDPRRTMMELLSSGAAPGPVSSESGSLFGVAPASAPL; translated from the exons ATGGCTTCTTTCAAATCCCTCTTGTTTCTCTTCCTTTCTTCTCTTTTGCTCCATTCTTCCCTAG ctGAGATTATTTGCGAGGATTTGCCAAAGGATGTGTGTGCGTTTTCGATAGCAACATCTGGGAAGAGATGTTTGTTGGAAACATCGGTGAAGAAAGACGGCTACGAATGCCGAACTTCGGAGGTGGTGGTGGTGTCGATGGCCGAATATATCGAAAGCGATGAATGTGTACGTGCTTGTGGGGTTGATAGAACTTCCACCGGTTTTTCATCCGATTCCCTTATCGAACCACAATTCACTGCCAAGCTTTGCTCCCCGGCTTGCTACCAATACTGCCCCAACATTGTCGACCTTTACTTCAATTTGGCCGCCGGTGAAG GAGTGCTTCTGGCAGATCTCTGTGAGGCTCAGCGCACAGACCCTCGGCGTACGATGATGGAGCTCTTGAGCTCCGGTGCTGCCCCTGGTCCGGTTTCTAGTGAATCAGGGTCATTGTTCGGTGTTGCTCCTGCCTCAGCTCCCCTGTGA
- the LOC107941691 gene encoding uncharacterized protein isoform X1 yields MAKVLDDAESWRPSQFLTDDEFGFGLNSPVESVVGSTETDSDEEDYLAELTRRMAHSTLRNSHAFASQYSKGWVLPSSPESTLCALRSGCGCKQGSIHGSFNCQSRVSSPLGRRDYAAVAGEVASMRENRESSYGGFTNRSLLGPPARKSIDVSGFYPSHQSLSQHNLQASQVQQLKQQQLMKQLKHQHQYQQNYSHVFQNKGRNSNNNRPLGMSPSAWPPLQPQNGSGMRAVFLGNPNGKKECTGTGVFLPRHIGNPSESNKKPACSTVLLPARVVQALNLNLDEIGARPNLHPGFNTSFTADNDAAALKLRSGGTGNVFSSKKQHNSRPQQGINREVQLPQDWTY; encoded by the exons ATGGCCAAAGTTTTAGACGACGCTGAGTCTTGGCGTCCGTCTCAGTTTTTAACCGACGATGAGTTTGGGTTCGGGCTTAATTCTCCGGTTGAGTCTGTGGTGGGTTCTACTGAAACAGACAGTGATGAAGAAGATTACCTGGCTGAGTTAACTCGTCGAATGGCCCACTCTACTCTGCGGAACAGCCATGCGTTTGCCTCTCAATACTCCAAG GGATGGGTGTTGCCCAGTTCGCCTGAATCGACTCTATGTGCGTTAAGGAGCGGTTGTGGTTGCAAGCAAGGGTCTATTCATGGAAGCTTTAACTGTCAATCTCGAGTTTCATCGCCGCTGGGAAGGCGGGATTATGCGGCGGTGGCAGGGGAAGTGGCAAGCATGCGAGAGAATAGAGAATCATCGTACGGTGGATTCACCAACAGAAGTCTCTTGGGTCCACCGGCAAGAAAGTCCATTGATGTTTCTGGCTTTTACCCTTCTCACCAATCACTTTCTCAACACAATTTGCAGGCCAGTCAA GTTCAACAATTGAAGCAACAACAGCTAATGAAACAACTGAAACATCAACATCAGTATCAGCAGAACTACAGCCATGTGTTCCAAAATAAAGGAAggaatagtaataataataggcCTTTGGGTATGTCTCCATCTGCATGGCCACCTCTACAGCCACAAAACGGTTCCGGTATGCGGGCTGTTTTCTTGGGGAATCCAAATGGTAAAAAGGAATGTACTGGAACTGGTGTTTTCCTGCCCCGTCATATTGGTAACCCTTCTGAATCCAACAAGAAACCAG CTTGTTCAACTGTTCTACTTCCAGCTAGAGTAGTTCAAGCCTTGAACTTGAACCTTGATGAGATTGGTGCTAGACCCAATCTTCATCCTGGGTTCAACACAAGTTTCACTGCTGATAatg ATGCTGCTGCTTTGAAGCTTCGAAGTGGTGGGACTGGGAATGTCTTTTCAAGTAAGAAACAGCATAACTCAAGGCCTCAGCAAGGGATCAACCGTGAAGTCCAGTTACCACAAGATTGGACTTATTGA